A genomic region of Neisseria cinerea contains the following coding sequences:
- a CDS encoding PilN domain-containing protein, with product MNNLIKINLLPYREEINRRKQQQFKTLMYGAVLIGFASIAGAYLFIDNMTNNQLERNTLLETSIAHLDSELTEIQKLKQEKDAFLLKKNKIEELQLKRLQAAKILDSLNETIPDNTYLTSLEAVTADSYRLNGRTSSDNRVANMMRAMPNTGIFNQPELLSIKKNNSYQEFTLQATLNPIVKASETAKNPAPENTQETN from the coding sequence ATGAATAATCTAATTAAAATTAACCTTCTTCCCTACAGGGAGGAAATCAACAGGCGTAAACAGCAACAATTCAAAACACTTATGTATGGTGCCGTATTAATTGGCTTCGCTTCCATTGCGGGGGCTTACCTGTTTATTGACAACATGACCAATAACCAGCTGGAGAGGAATACCCTTCTAGAAACCTCTATCGCGCACTTAGACAGTGAATTGACTGAAATCCAAAAACTAAAACAAGAGAAAGATGCTTTCCTGCTTAAGAAAAATAAAATTGAGGAGCTTCAACTCAAACGCCTCCAAGCAGCAAAAATCCTTGACAGTCTAAACGAAACCATCCCTGACAATACCTATCTGACTTCACTGGAGGCCGTCACTGCCGACTCTTACCGACTGAACGGCAGAACGTCCAGTGACAACCGTGTTGCCAATATGATGAGGGCTATGCCGAATACAGGTATATTTAACCAACCGGAATTGTTAAGTATTAAGAAAAACAATTCATACCAAGAATTTACTCTGCAAGCAACATTAAACCCCATCGTAAAGGCTTCTGAGACTGCAAAGAACCCTGCTCCGGAAAATACACAGGAGACAAACTAA